The following nucleotide sequence is from Polyangiaceae bacterium.
GCGCGCGAGACGCTCGCCTGCCTCGAGGTTGCGGTCGCGCTGGGTGTGCTGGCGGAGCTTGATGCACCGCTGGTGGCGCGCTTCAACCGCATCATCGGCACGTTGGTTCGGCTTGCTGGCGCCGCCTGATCGGCTTTCGGCGCCCCTCACCCGCGAACCACTGCGCGGAGCCTTGGAACGTACTAGGCTCCGCGCGGCTCGGGTGTGAGCCGTTAGCAGCGAGAGTCGAAGATGTCCCTGTTTCGCAAGAGCGTCGAGGCGATGGTTGGGTACGTGCCCGGTGAGCAACCGAAGGCCGGCACGAAGATCATCAAGCTGAACACCAACGAGAATCCGTATCCGCCGAGCCCCACGGTGCTGCCCGCGATTCAAGCGGAGCTCGAACACGGGGCGGCGCGACTCAGGCTCTACAGTGACCCGCACGCGACGTCGCTGCGCGAGGCGGCGAGCGAAGTCACCGGGCTGCCGGTGGATCAAATTCTCCACGGCAATGGTTCAGACGAACTCCTCGCGCTGCTCTTCCGCGCGTTCCTCGAACCGGGAGACAGCATCGCCTACCCCTACCCGACCTACGTGCTGTACCGCACGCTGGCCGCGGCGGCTGGCGCCGAAGTTCAGACGTTCGATTTCGACGCGGACTTCAACCTGCCGGCGACCCTCGGCGGCTGTGACGCGAAGCTCGTCTTCGTGGCGACGCCGAACTCGCCGTCGGGCACCCAGCACGCAACGGAGAAGCTGCGCGCGCTCGCGCGCAGCTTGAAGCACGGCGTGCTGGTGGTGGACGAGGCGTATGCGGCCTTCAGCGCAACGAACGCTCTCGAGCTAGCCACCAGCGAGCCCAACGTCGTGGTGCTTCGCACCTTCTCGAAGAGCCATTCCCTTGCGGGAATGCGCCTTGGCCTCGCCTTCGCGTCGAAGGACATCATCTCCGGGCTGAACAAGGTGAAGGACTCTTACAACCTGGACCGCCTGGCGATCGTGGCGGGCGCCGCCAGCCTGCGGGACACCGCGTGGACCGCTCAGAACGTGGCCAAGGTGGTGAAGACGCGGGAGCGCCTGACCACCGGGCTGACGGAGCTCGGCTATCAAGTGCTGCCCAGCTCGGCGAACTTCGTCTTCGCGCGCGCACCGATTTCCGACGGGGCAAAGAGCCGCGTAGAGCTTGCGCGCGGCGCCTTCGAGCACTTGAAGGCGAACGGCATTTTGGTGCGTTACTTCGCGGAGCGCCTGTTGGATGATGGCCTCCGCATCACGGTGGGTACGGACGACGAGATCGACAGCCTGCTCACCTGTTTGAAAGACTACGCTGGCTGAAAGCCGGCTCGGGAAGCACAAGGAATCATCATGGCCGATATCTTCGAGTTCCAGGATCTCACGGAAGAAGAGCTGTTGAGCGCCATCTCGCTGCTCAAGCTGCTCGCGGCGAGCGACGGCGTCGTCAGTGAAGACGAAGCCCAAGAGATGCGTGTTTTCGCCGACCACATCGGCCCTGAGCATTACGACGAGCTGAACGACAAGCTCGAAGCACTCGACCTCAGCGAAGACGGTGTGAAGAAGCTCGCCCAAGGCATCGCGCGGCAGCCAGCCCGCGAGCTGATCTACGGCGAGCTCTTCCAGCTCGCGACGGTCGGTACCATCGACGAGAAAGAGAGCGAGCTCCTCGACTGGCTCAGGCTGACCTGGGCCCTCGAGGAGTAGTCACTTCCCCACAGAGCGGCTCCATTCGTTCCAGAACGCGTGCCGCATCGGGGCCATTTCGAGTTCCTCAGACCACGTGCAATCGTGCCTGTAGTTAGCTCCGCGTACGTGTTGGATGAACTCGTCCGGCAGCCTGACGTCAAAGAAGTGCACGTAGACCCACAGACCTTCTGGCCAGATCCAGGTGCCATCAGTGAGTTCACAGTTGCCCATCTGTTCCGGCGGGGGTCCCTCTGGGAAACGGCAGTGGGAGTAGCCGAGTTGTTCGTGAACACGCACACCAGAACGTAGGTACGCGACGATCTGCACCTTGTCTTCCAAAGGTGGGCCCACGAGTTCCCGCGGGTCGGGCCACGGGAATTCATCTTCGTACCACAGTCCAATAACGTTCATCGGGTGTGACGCAGCTCCATTTCTTCGTGGTAATGCTAAAGCTCGTCCTCGGCGATCCACTCGTCGAGCCCGGCGGCTTTGAGCTTTGCGAGCGTGGACTCCATGAGTTCCTGGGAGCCTTTGAAGGAATATGCCTTAAGCACGTCGTTCATCACGAGACCTTCATCTCTACCCGTTAGTACGGTCGCCACCCAGGTGAGGTTTCCGTCCGCCATATGTGGATAGAGAATCGCCAGCACGTACATGTACTCGCCTTCATCGATTCCGCGAGGGAAGGCCCGCGTCAGCAGTTCGCCCGTTGATTTTAGGTGTTCAGGGAGTGTCATGCGCTCCTCGTCAGTCATCGTGAGGTCCACGGCACACCTGCGCTGACTCGCGTCGCAGATCTAGGTAGTCGATGTCCTGGTCCGTCAGTGCCTCGAGGAATTGCTTGGATCCATGAGTGCGGATGAAGCGCTCTTCGACGGGCGTGATAGGCAGCAGCATTGGGAAGGCCACGTTGTGAGGAGCGCGCTCGAACTCGATGTCCCAGCACCACGGGCTCTGCACCAGGAACCCTTGCACGCTGGCGTGGTGGGCGATTGGTCCCCGAGAGCCAACGACGTCGTTGCGCGCCATCGCGATGTGACGCTCCAGCACTTCTTCGGTTAGCGTGGAGAGCACCGTTAGCAGCGAATCATCCAGCTGAGACGTCAAACAGCTGAGCATCAGCTCCTGACGGATCGCGGGGCTCTTGGGCTGCTCTAGCAAGTGGCGCGAGAGGCCGAAAGTGACGAGCGTGGAAGCCTCAGGCACGGGGGTACCGTGGAAGGTCATGTAGAAGATGCAATCTCCAGTCGGCGCGTACTCCTTCTTGCAGTACCGTGCGGCAACGCCCAGGTGCCGCTCGATGTGCGTCAGGATGACGTCCGCATCGAGATCGTCGGTGGATACATCGTGCGTCACTGCACCTCAAAATAAGGTCGCTCCGGCGCGAACAACCAGTTCATGGCGAAGCGACGCCACTCGAGTGGTGCTGAGTCGCCGAGGTAGCTACTCGCGAGTACGTAGGCCCGGGCGCGGGCGTCAGGCGGGAGCCGATTGAGCTGCGGGTCAAGGTCACTCGGCTTGACCAACTTCTCCCCCGATTTGGCGAGCAATCCGAGCAAGAGGTCGGCGTGTTCCGGTAGCGTCCGCTTGGCAACCTTGATGTAGGGGTCGAGCTCGCGGTTGTTTAGAGCGGCTAGCGCGAGCGCAGGCCAAACCGTGCTAGCGTCCACTCCTTGATCGACGGGGAGCGCGAGGGCGCGCTCAACGATTTCCGGCGTTGCACCGTGGGACACCGCGGCAAACCGTATCACCCTTGGCAGCATCGACGGGATGGCTTCGGCTCGCTTCACCGCGGTGGGTAGGTCGCCTTGGTTCAGAAACTGGTAGCCGCGTTCTGTCTCATCCAGTTCCAGCCCAGACTCGAGATGGGCCAACATCTCGAGTTCTTTGCTGTCTCGCTCTAGCAGAGCCGCGCCATAGTCGCTTCCAGGAGCTACGCGCTTCAGGCGGCCAAGAGCCATCGCCGCCTGTGATTTGAAGGCAGGCGCGCTGGACCTGAGGTGGTTGAATATCCTTGCGGCAACGTCGAACTCATTCTGCTGGAGATGCACCCACGCCGCACCGTTCTCGAGCCAAGGATTCGTCGGGAAGCGCGTGAACGTGGCCAAGATCGCCGCGTCCTGTTCCTCACCGTCGGGCATGCAACGCAGGCCGATGTATTGCATGTCACCGTCGTCCGGAAACTGCTTCATTAGTTGCTCGTGCTCAGCGCACACTTCGTCGCGGCGCGCGTCGCTCGACGCCAGATCCTGTTGAGCTCGCAGTGACTCCACCTCATGCGGATTGCGCTGCAGCCGCTCGCGGACTATCGCCTCGGCCTGGCCCTCGAGTCGATCCACCCCTGCGAGCCAGTAAAGCAGGCTCGCAGAACCTGGGGCGTCGTAGCGAGCGCGCACGTCAATGATGTGGTTTCGTTCCTCCTCCGTTCCCGCGCGATTCAGAATCGTGGACGCTTCATGGATCGGGGGCGCGGAGACTATCTTTCGCGTCGTGCCCTTGCCCTTGATTTTCACGGAGCGAGGCGGCTCCTCGAAGAAGTACTTGGCGTCTGACTCCGCCCAGCGAACCGCGCCCAAGTACGTGGGTGACTGCTCGTCTGCGGAACCGTAGGCGGCTGTCCACTCCACCAATGGCAATGCGGCAGCGACATTGTAGACGTAGTCAGTACCCAGCCCGGCCGCCTCTACTTCGACGTCTTCGATCGCCACGTCTCCGCTCCGCGCGGTGACCTGTAGTTTACCCGGAGGAACCGAGACGCTCAGGTGTTCGCCAGGTTCTAGCTCGACGTGGGTGGGCCCGATATCCGCGGAGACGTGACAACCCAACCCGTTGATCACGTGCACCCTCGCATCGGACCCGGCCGCGCTGAATGCAGCGACGCAACCGACGATGGATCCCGCCACCGCCAAGCGACCAAGCGCGGGCAGGACCCCGTCCGCGGTTACGAAGCGATCCCACGCGCCAAGACGGTGCTGACGTGGGCGCTCACTGCCAGGAGGTCGCAGCGTGTATTCCTTGGGCACCCTGGCGGGCCTCGGCGCGTCCTCGGGTTCCTTTTCCTCAAGGAACCACTCGGCGATGCGTGCCTCGGTGTGCAACAGCTCTTCGAGCGTTTGGCTGCGCAAGGCCTCGAACGGCTGCGTGTAGGCTCGGTACCACGAATCGACCACCTGCATCCATTGGCCGATATTCTCAGACGTGGGCGGCTCCAAATCGAAGCGAGACTGCAACGCGCCATCCCAGCTTTCGATTTCGAGGCGCTTCAACACGGGTTCAGGAACCTTCACCTGCTTGCGCTGGCCGTCCGCCTGCCACAACGCGGCATAGAGTTCGGAGCCCGCGAACGCGAGGCGCACACGTTCGGACGAACTCACGCTTCCGTCGGCAATTACAACGGAGAAAACATTCATCAGGTGGCCGTAGGCGTCGTCGATGTCCGCCTCCACGTGCGCTGAGTAATGCAGCAACGCTGTCAGCTTCTTGAGATACTTTTCCCAACCGTGGCCGAGAGACTGGGCCGCCTGCAAGTGAAGCGATCGGCAGCGGCGGTCGTGTGCCGCGACGCTCGCCGCAACGGCATCGCGTTCAGCCCGCACCGTGGAGATGGCACCAGGCAAGTCGCGCTTTCGCAGGTCCTCGCCGCGGTGACGAATCACCCCACCCGGCGCTGACAGGAAACCATCCTTCAAGGCCTCGAGCACGCCGAGTTCACGACGCAGGTCGCGCAGGCGCTCGACCTGCTGGGACAACGCTTCGGGGTACAGGGTCCGGAGCTCCGCCGCGAGATCTACGTTGGCCCCAGCGCTCTCGAACAGGTCTGAGACCCTGCTGGCCGCCAACACGGGGGAGCGTCCGAGGTACACCCCACGATAGCGCGGATTCAGTGCGAGTTGAGAGAAGCGGCGCGCGACCGCTGCCTCCGCCTCCTCCTCGGTCGCTTCACGCATCTCCTGCGTTGTCTCGACGCGCTTCAGCGCCTCGGCAGTTACCGCCCTACGCAGTCCCTCGGGATCGCTGAACAGTAGCCACGCCGGGCGCTCGTCCAGCGCGCCCTCTAGGTAGACCCGCTTGGCGTTGGCTTCACGATCCTGATTGCTCGGGTGAGTGGACCACATGCGCGGGGGCGAACCCATTTCCTCCGGGAATATCCGATGCTGTTCACGGCCGCTCTCTGGCAAGCTGGGAGGCACTGCATACTCCGGATCGTTGACGACGCGCGCCATGCTCTCGAGCACCAAGCTCTGAATGGCAAACAGATCGGGCGCGAGGCGGCCCTGGCTGTGCTCCGCTCCTGCCACCGCGCCAGCCTGATCCAAGGCGTCGTCCGCAGCGCCAAGTCGATGCAGCGCGTGGATCAACGCATCACTGCCGCTCAGCGAGACGCTGACCAGATCCGCTTGAAACTCCATCTCGCGGCGAAGCGCGCGGTCGACGAGCACCACCAGCGAGAACGCAGTATCGAGCACCGCCCGCATGGCCCACACCAAGAGACGCAGCGTCCACGCAACGACGGCGATCCTGATATCGATGCGCGGCGCGTGAAGCAGCAATTCGTCAAGCCAGTCGCGCCCCGCGACCAGGTGTCCAGTGATTTGCTGGGCGATGTACACCCAGCGCCCGACCGCCATCGAGCGCTGAGCGAAGTGCCCAAACTCATGGGCGAGCACGGCCTTGAACTCGCTCAAGTTCAGCACGTTCACCAGACCCAGCCCGATCTCCAGATTCTTCTTGCTCGGCAGCAGCAAGTTGAGGAGCGACAAATCGTAGAACACTCCTGCATTCACCCGCACGGAAACGAATACTCGATGGGGTCGCGGCGCACCGGCCTCGTCAGCGAGGCGGTAGAGAAACCGAAACAGCTCCGGCTCGCTCTCTGGACGCAGCTCACGGCGGTCTGTCTCCTCTGCGCGCTTCACCTTGAACATCGCCTTGACCAGGACAAGCGCCAGCACGAAGGCCACACCGCCTAAGATCAGGGCCCGCAGCGCGTGGTCCCCTCCGTGCATCAAGAGCACGCCGTTGCGGTACACCGCACGCACGAACCAGAAGCACAGAAAGAAATAGAAGCCAACGAAGCCAAGCAGCGCGAGCAGCGCAAGGCGGGCGTGCCAGCGATAGCGGGCCGTCGGTCGAGTGAAGTCCTTCGGCACATTCGCCGGGCTCGGCGGGTAGAGCGGTGCCTCGTCGCTGGGAGAGCGCATGGCCCGCGAGTAGAGCACGCCGGTAAGCGGAGGCCAGCAACAACTGGGCAATGAAGTGCTCGCTTGCTTCCGCGAGGTCTCAGCGCTCAGGCTCCGTAGGTAGCCGAGAAACCGCGCGGCTCCCACCTCCTCACACCGCCGTCGCACGGACAAGCAGCGTTCCCTCACCCAACATCAGCTCCCAGGTCCGGTAGTGAGCTCAAGGACGCGAAACCTCGCAGCTACCGCTCACGGCCGTGGGTTTGGGGGTGAGGGAGCATCCCAGACCGACGGTTCGCAACCTGGGAACATCTGTGAGGGCCTCGTGTTGCACTCCAAGTGAGATACGGAGTGCTCTGCGCGCTGCTCGCGCTGTCACTCGGCGGCGCTGCCCCGCCGAGCTGCTCACGCTAGCTCAGCACCTCGAGCCTACTTGACCACGCACTCCGCGTTGTACGATTCGCAGGCATCCAGAGAGGCGTAGAGCGCAAAGCAGTGAGTGCCTTCACAGGTGCAGCCGATCAGCTCTTCGCAGCCGCTGCCCGTCCAGCGGAAGCCGAGCGAGTCGTTGCACTCGCCAACCGCTTGAGCGACCAGTCCGCTACAGCGGCCGATGACGCACATCTCTTCGCACACGTCTCCGCTGCGCATGCACACGCTGCACGCTTCGTCGCAGCACTCGCCGTCGCAAGGCAGCTGCCCGCAGCGGGTCGGCTCTGCCTCGTTGTTGCCCGAGGTGCACGCACTCAGCGCCACGCAGAGCAAACACCCTAACCCCCAAACCCGATTGCGAGACATGCGCTGGAGCATGACACGTTTTCCATGTCGTGCCCCAACGCTTCCGCGCAGCAACGCGCGCATTGTTGTTTGTTCGCGCCTCCCGGGCGCGAATGTCTCGCGTTAGAAAGCTAACGCTGAAGGGACGCTAGCCTGCGGCGGGCTCTACCAGGCAGGCTTTGCCGCTGCCTCCGGGGTCGGTCACGCAAACAAATCCGTTGGAGCAGTCGCTGTTGTCCTCGCACGGGCTGAGGCACACGGTCCCGGCGCCTTGCAGCTGAACGCACACGCCCTGCCCGCAGTCCGCGTTGGACTCACACTGGTAGGTGCAGAGCCCCGTCTTCCCCTGGGCGTTGGCGTTGAGCACCAGGCAGGCGAACCCGGCGCACAAACTCGCGGTCGCTGACTCACACTCGGTCTCCAGCGCTTCGCTCGTCAGTTCACCAGTGCACACGCCTTGAGGGTGGCAACGCGCCAACTCCGAGGCGCAATCCAGATCCTTCGAGCAAGCTTCACCCTGCTTGGCCGTCCCTCGCGACTCGCTTCCGCTATCGCTGCTGCAAGCAGGCAACGCACACAGCACACCGAGCGCCAGCAGCGCCCCAATCCGTTTGGTCATTCATTTCTCCAGAAGCAAAAGGAAAGCGGGGCGCCAGCAGAACCAGCGCGCCCGCCGCACGCCACAGCAAGTCACGGGCCAACTCGAGCCGGACGCGACAACCTGCGAAGCCTGGAGGTTTACCACAGGCAAACAGCGCTGGCGTGAACTGGCGCGCCCCCTGCGGTGTGATCCGGCGTTCCTCTGGAGCGAACGCTTCAGCCAGGGATCCAGCACACCGTTCCGTTTCCCCCGGGATCTGCCTGATCTGCACACCGTGGCAGCTAGGTAGGACGATGCTGAACTGAACGACCACCGGGCGGTTGATAGATTTCCACGAAGGAATCCTCAGTGGGCGAATCCAGCGATGAGCAGCCATTGGCGAAACGCTCTCTGCGCGCACGCACCGCGAGTTTGCGGACAAGTTGCCCAGGTGCGAACGAGCGTTCGCGCCTGCTTAAGTCTCTTCGGGAAGGCGCGGGCACACTGAAATCACCTGTTTCGCCGTGTGTTGCAGCGACAGACAGATGGGGTTCGGCTGCGTCCACTGGCCAGTGCCCACCCAGCCTCGCCAGCCTCCGCCCAGTGGTTTAACCTCCCGCCGCAACGGCTGGCGCGTTTTGCGCCTGCCCGCTTGCCCTTGAGATCTGAAGTGAAGTCCCTCGACGCGAAACTGGTCCAGCTGATCCAAGACCCCCGGGACCTGCCGTTCCTGCATCTGATGTTGCAGTGCGCGGTGGTCGCATGCTGCGGCATCGGGCTGTTCTTCGCGAAAGACTACTTTTGGTACTTGGTGCCCGTGTACTGGGTGCTGTGGTTTGCCTGGGTGGTCGACCGCTTCATCTTGATGCTGCATTGCACCTCCCACCGCATGCTGTTCAAGAAGCAGTACCGCGCGCTCAACTACGTGATCCCGTGGCTGCTTGGGCCTTTCTTCGGGGAAACGCCCGAGAGCTACTTCGTGCATCACATGGGCATGCACCACCCAGAGAACAACCTGGAGCACGACACCTCGTCGACCATGCGCTTCAAGCGTGACCGCTTCACGCACTGGCTGCGCTACTACTTGCGCTTCATGTTCCTCGGGCTCTACGACCTCGCGGCCTACCACCTCGAGAAGGGCAACAAGAAGATGATCCGCCGGCTGGTCGTCGGTGAGACGACCTTCTGGTTAGTGATCGGAGGCTTGGCCTACTTGAACTGGCAGGCGACCTTCGTGGTGTTCGTGCTGCCGGTGATCATCGTTCGCACGCTGATGATGATGGGCAACTGGACTCAGCATGCCTTCATCGATCCGGCTTCACCTGAGGTCGCCTACCGCAACAGCATCACCTGCATCAACACGCGCTATAACCGCCGCTGCTTCAACGACGGGTACCATATTCACCATCACGTGAAGGCGCGCTGCCACTTCGCGGATTACCCCGCGGAATTTGAAGACAACAAGGAAGTCTACGGGCGCGAAGACGCAGTGGTGTTCGACGGCGTGGACTACTTCCAGGTTTGGTTGATGCTGATGGTCGGCGCTTGGAAGGGCCTAGCAAAGCGCGTGGTGCAGCTGCCCGGCGCCCCCGAGCGCGACGAGGCTGCGACCATCGCGTGGCTCAAGTCGCGGGTCGAGCCCATCACCGCTTCCGAGCTCGCCCTCGACGGCGCCTCTCCCGCAGAGTAGCGCTCAGTAAGCGTCCTCAGGGACTTTGACGTCGCTCGGCAACTCGAGCGCGATGTCCGGCACCGCGGCCTCGCCGCCTTCCAAGTACGCATAGCGGGCGAGGTTGCCAACGACGCGCGCAACGTAGCCGCGCGTCTCTCCATACGGGATGCGCGCCACGAAGACGTCCAGCGGCAGCGTATGCCCCGTCTTCAGCCAGCGCCCGACGGCGGACGGCCCCGCATTGTATGCGGCTAGTGCAAGGGGCACGCTGCCGGAGAACTGGTCGAGCACCTTCTTCAGGTAGTAGCTGCCGAAGCGCACGTTGTACGCCGGCAGCCGCAACAGCTCCGGCTTGTAGTCGACGCTCAGCTCGTCCGCGACGTTCTTCGCCGTTGGCGGGATGAGCTGCATCAAACCGACCGCCTTGGCGGGGGAGACGACGTGAGGGCGAAAGCCGCTCTCTTGGCGCATCAGCGCGTAGACTAATCCGCGCGGTAACGAATTCTTGCGCGCCTCGATGTCCACCGTCTCGACGAACGGCTCCGGGTAGATGCACTCCCAGGCCCAGCGGTTGCTGGTGCTTGGCGCCGTGTTCAGATCCGCCCAGCGCACCGCGCGTTGACCGACGCGATAGCGCCTGGCGGCGCTGCCCAGGAGGGCGTAGCTACGACACAGGGCCTCGTCAGCGCGGTCGGCGAAGGACTTCTTGTAGGTTGGCTCGAGACGCTCGAGCTCGGACTCCGCCCGCAGCGCGAGCCCCGCATCGTGAAGCGCTTGCACCTTGGGTGGCAAGCTCAGGTCGAGAGGCCCCGCCGCTTTGGCGGCCTCCGGAGGAGCGATGGGCGGAGGCGGGCTCTGCCCCATCTGCTTGAGTCGCGCCGTGGCCATCAGCGCCGCGAAGGACAGCGGCCGTTCTTCGATTACCGCTCGGAAATTCTTTGCGGCTTCGGGCGCCTTACCTTGGGCCGCTAGCGCGACCCCGAGTAGCTCGGTGAGGCGCGCGCGATCTCGCGGGTCCCTTTCGTCCTTGGCGAGCTCGGAGAGTACTTTTTGTGCGTCGCCAGGCTTGTCACCGGCAAGCCAGGTGATCGCCAGCTCGTAGCGCGCCTCTGTGGAGTGTTGGCCCTTGCGTGGGTACTTTGCGAGGTAGCCCTTGTAGGCCTTCTCTGCGCCCTTCCAATCCCCGAGGATATACCGCAGGCGAGCGGCCATGTAGCGCGAGTGGTCCGCGTAGCTACTCGAGGAGTAGCGCACCATCAGGCGCTCGTACATCTCGATGGCCCGCGTATCTTGATCCGCGCGGGACCACGCCTTGGCGGCGTAGTAGTAGTCACGAATGGCGTGCTGGGATCCGAGCTGATTCGCCTGCTCCAGGAGCGGCGCCGCCTCGCTGTAGTGACGCGCCATGTAGCGGGCCCAGCCGCGGGCGTGCACGAGCTCCTTTTCAGGGATCGCAGCGCCTGGGCTCTTCGCGATTAGCTCCAGCTCGGCGTCGGTGTGCTCGATGTCTCCGTCCCGCGCAAACTCCATGGCCCGCTCGTAGCGCTGCTGCTTGCTGAGCTGCTGTGGCGCAGCCGCATTGGGCGGCGCATGCGCGGGAACCTGAGTCGCGATCCACTGGCGGTCGGCTGCGGCGAGCTGAGGCTTTTCTTGAATGTCGTAGACCCGCGCGCGGATTTCGCGCGCCTCGGCTTCACGAGCCAGCGACGCACGCAACTTGTGAGCTTTGTTTCGGCCCCGGGCGCGGGCACGCCGGGAAGCTTCCCGCGTGATGACCTGAGCCACCACGGCCTTGGCCTTGTCTGGTTGCTTTCCGCGCTCGAAGGCCATTGCCGCACGGATTAGGTCTCGAGAGGTGTCCCTGGAGCCGAAGTACGCCGCCGCGGCGTCGTAGGGTCCGACTTCGAGCTGACAGTGGGCGCGCGCTTCCGCGATTTCCGCTCCCAGCACCGGGAGGTCGGCTTCGAGGCCAGCCAGGCGCTCGACACACGTCGCGAACTCCCCCAGCTGGGAGGCGGCGTGAGCCCGGGCGAAGCGCGCAGCGGGCGACTTCTTTACCGCCTCCGGCGCCTGATCGATGATCGCCGCGGCAGTCTTCCAGTCCCCAGCACGCATCGCCGGCCTGAAGTCTTCCGTCGGCGGTGGTTGGTCATCGGGTTGCTTGGTGGGTGCGGGCGGAGCAACCTGAGCAGCGCTCGTCCCAGCCTCGGGCGGCGGACCTTCGCCCGCTTTTTGCTGTGTGCAGCCGGCTTCCAGCACTGGCACACCCAGCGCCGAACCGGCCACGAACCAGTGAGTGACATGCGTCGCCCAGCGTCGCGCTCGCAGCTTCGTTTCTTGCAGCTTACCCACCAAACCGACCTCGACCTCGGCTTATGGGGTAGCACGAGCCCCCACCCAACCCGCAAATATGTTGAATTGTTGCTGGTTCGCCGCTCCCGGGCACGAAAACAGGACCTCGTGTGTTTCCGGCCGCTTACGAGTTTTTGGGGGTGAGGAACGCCGCTCTCAGTCCGTGCTGCAACTCAGAAGCCCGTGCGACTCAGAAGCCCGTGCGACTCAGAAGCCCGTGCGACTCAGAACCCCCAGGTATGCTCGAAACGCAGCTGGCCGATGAAATAGTCCTGCCCCGACAGCAAACGGTCGTATCGCAGCTGAATGCCCACAGCGAAATCGCGATTCACCGCGTGATCCAACCCGAGGATCAGAGACGCCCCCAGATCGCTGCCGCCACCCTCCGCGAGTCCATCTGAGGTCAGATGCGGGCCGCCGAAGTAGCCGTAGTAGCCAGCCATCACGCCTAGATATGGGATCCAGTCGATCACATCGAGCTTGTAGGAGAGGCCGCTCGACGCGGAAACGACGTGGGTCGTCTCGAGCTCAGCAACCGGCTCTTCCGGTACACCGTCCAAGCTGTGCAGACCCCAGGTGAGCTCGAGCCGCCAGTCGAAGTAGTCGGAGATCCCGTAGGCGGTGTAGAGCCCGAACGCAGGCGGCTTGAGGCTCTCCCCGTTGAACGGCGCGCCACTGTTCTCAATCTGCGGGAAGCTGGCGACCCCGAGCCCAGCTCCCAGGTGCCACTGACGCTCGAAGGCGTGCGCCTGTTCGGTCCACGCGAAGCCCGTGACGAGCGTGCACCCGGCGAGCAGCAAGCGAAGGCCCTTGGAGAACGCCATGGCTCGGGGGCTTATCACTGTTTCTGAGCTGGGGCGACGTCGCATTGCTCGCATAGCCAACCGGGAGACAACGTCTCGAACACCGCTTTGCGTCGCGCCTTACAGCATGCTCATCGGGTCGACGTCGACGCTCACCCGCACACGGCGATCCCAACGGCCGCGCACGATCGCGAGCAGCGCCGGACGCAAGGCCTTGCGATCCTCGGCGCGAAGCATGACCTGAAAGCGGTAGCGGTTGCGAAGCCGGGCCAGTGGACTCGGCGCAGGCCCCCGCACTTCGAGCTCGAAGCGTTCCCCCGCTGAGCGACGCCCGAGCTCTGCAACCTGCCGAGCCACCTCGTGGGCAGCGCCCTCGAAGGTGGCATCCACACGCACCATCGCCACATGGGAGTACGGCGGGTACCCGAGCTCCTCGCGGTCCTGCAGCTCGCGCTCGACGAACTTCCCGACATCGTGAGTGAGCGCCGCCTTGATCGCCGGATGATCCGGCTGCCGAGTCTGGATCAACACCGTGCCCGGTGCGTCTCCTCGCCCTGCGCGCCCCGCGACCTGCACCAATAGCTGAAAGGTACGCTCTGCCGCGCGGAAATCAGGCATGCTGAGCGCGGCATCCGCGTTGAGTACCCCAACCAGGGTCACCGCGGGGAGATCGTGGCCCTTGGTCACCATCTGGGTTCCGACCAAGATGTCGACATCTCCGCGGCGCACTGCGTCCAGGATGCGCTCGCTCTTCAGCCCAGCGGCGACGTCGCGATCCAAGCGCGCCACCCGCGCTTCCGGGAAGCTCTGCTTCAGCAGCGC
It contains:
- the hisC gene encoding histidinol-phosphate transaminase, whose amino-acid sequence is MSLFRKSVEAMVGYVPGEQPKAGTKIIKLNTNENPYPPSPTVLPAIQAELEHGAARLRLYSDPHATSLREAASEVTGLPVDQILHGNGSDELLALLFRAFLEPGDSIAYPYPTYVLYRTLAAAAGAEVQTFDFDADFNLPATLGGCDAKLVFVATPNSPSGTQHATEKLRALARSLKHGVLVVDEAYAAFSATNALELATSEPNVVVLRTFSKSHSLAGMRLGLAFASKDIISGLNKVKDSYNLDRLAIVAGAASLRDTAWTAQNVAKVVKTRERLTTGLTELGYQVLPSSANFVFARAPISDGAKSRVELARGAFEHLKANGILVRYFAERLLDDGLRITVGTDDEIDSLLTCLKDYAG
- a CDS encoding TerB family tellurite resistance protein; translated protein: MADIFEFQDLTEEELLSAISLLKLLAASDGVVSEDEAQEMRVFADHIGPEHYDELNDKLEALDLSEDGVKKLAQGIARQPARELIYGELFQLATVGTIDEKESELLDWLRLTWALEE
- a CDS encoding suppressor of fused domain protein; amino-acid sequence: MTHDVSTDDLDADVILTHIERHLGVAARYCKKEYAPTGDCIFYMTFHGTPVPEASTLVTFGLSRHLLEQPKSPAIRQELMLSCLTSQLDDSLLTVLSTLTEEVLERHIAMARNDVVGSRGPIAHHASVQGFLVQSPWCWDIEFERAPHNVAFPMLLPITPVEERFIRTHGSKQFLEALTDQDIDYLDLRRESAQVCRGPHDD
- a CDS encoding M48 family metalloprotease, with product MRSPSDEAPLYPPSPANVPKDFTRPTARYRWHARLALLALLGFVGFYFFLCFWFVRAVYRNGVLLMHGGDHALRALILGGVAFVLALVLVKAMFKVKRAEETDRRELRPESEPELFRFLYRLADEAGAPRPHRVFVSVRVNAGVFYDLSLLNLLLPSKKNLEIGLGLVNVLNLSEFKAVLAHEFGHFAQRSMAVGRWVYIAQQITGHLVAGRDWLDELLLHAPRIDIRIAVVAWTLRLLVWAMRAVLDTAFSLVVLVDRALRREMEFQADLVSVSLSGSDALIHALHRLGAADDALDQAGAVAGAEHSQGRLAPDLFAIQSLVLESMARVVNDPEYAVPPSLPESGREQHRIFPEEMGSPPRMWSTHPSNQDREANAKRVYLEGALDERPAWLLFSDPEGLRRAVTAEALKRVETTQEMREATEEEAEAAVARRFSQLALNPRYRGVYLGRSPVLAASRVSDLFESAGANVDLAAELRTLYPEALSQQVERLRDLRRELGVLEALKDGFLSAPGGVIRHRGEDLRKRDLPGAISTVRAERDAVAASVAAHDRRCRSLHLQAAQSLGHGWEKYLKKLTALLHYSAHVEADIDDAYGHLMNVFSVVIADGSVSSSERVRLAFAGSELYAALWQADGQRKQVKVPEPVLKRLEIESWDGALQSRFDLEPPTSENIGQWMQVVDSWYRAYTQPFEALRSQTLEELLHTEARIAEWFLEEKEPEDAPRPARVPKEYTLRPPGSERPRQHRLGAWDRFVTADGVLPALGRLAVAGSIVGCVAAFSAAGSDARVHVINGLGCHVSADIGPTHVELEPGEHLSVSVPPGKLQVTARSGDVAIEDVEVEAAGLGTDYVYNVAAALPLVEWTAAYGSADEQSPTYLGAVRWAESDAKYFFEEPPRSVKIKGKGTTRKIVSAPPIHEASTILNRAGTEEERNHIIDVRARYDAPGSASLLYWLAGVDRLEGQAEAIVRERLQRNPHEVESLRAQQDLASSDARRDEVCAEHEQLMKQFPDDGDMQYIGLRCMPDGEEQDAAILATFTRFPTNPWLENGAAWVHLQQNEFDVAARIFNHLRSSAPAFKSQAAMALGRLKRVAPGSDYGAALLERDSKELEMLAHLESGLELDETERGYQFLNQGDLPTAVKRAEAIPSMLPRVIRFAAVSHGATPEIVERALALPVDQGVDASTVWPALALAALNNRELDPYIKVAKRTLPEHADLLLGLLAKSGEKLVKPSDLDPQLNRLPPDARARAYVLASSYLGDSAPLEWRRFAMNWLFAPERPYFEVQ